A stretch of DNA from Natrinema halophilum:
GTCGGCTACTGGATCATCAATTACCTGTGAGTTCCGATCGGCATCTCGATCCGATCGATTCATGGCGGGCTTATGATAGTATCGTCGCGATACCCGGCCCGAGGAGAACGCCACCGAGTACCGTTCCATATGCAAGAAACGCTAGCAGACTTTCGGGGAAAGCGAAAGCCAATACCACCATCCAGAAAACGTAGGCGAAACCGCCACCGATAGCGAGATCAGAGAGACGAATACGACTTGCTATCGTTATCCCAAAACCGAGTATCCCACTTAGGATCAGGACCAGGAATATAATCTGGCCGCGTAACGATTCGGGAACGAGCGAAACCAGTGCCACACAACGTTGTCCAGCGGCCAGATCACATCCCCAGCGACGGAAAGTACTACTGCGCTTGTACTGATTCGTTTTGCCCTCCCTTCCATAGTTAATACATAGTCTTGTTTTTATACTAATACACGCGTTAAGAGGTTCTCGAGTCGCCATTCTCTTAGAGCCGAAAAACGATCCGGAACTGGCCGAATTCGCGGGGATTCGGGTCGGTTTCTGAAATGATCGAGGAAACGGGGTCGGTCGGAAAACAGACATTAGGGACCGATAAAATAGCATTGTGGTATCGGAATGTGGAAAAGTCGATCTTGAGCGGGGAACGATCGAGCCTGTTTATTGTTCATTCTCGACACTCCGTTACCCGGTACGCAGGGTAACCCGGACTGACGTCCGGCGCGGCGTACTGAGAGACTATGACACGAAACGACGACGACAAATCGGCGTTTTCGAGGCGAACGGTCCTCCGCTCGTCGGCGGCGCTCTCCGTCGCAGGCCTCGCACTGCCGGTGGCGGCACAGGATGAGGCTATAACTGGCGAAATCAGGCTCGGCGGTCGGACGAGCGGCTGGGTTGGTATATCGCCGGATTCGATCGCTGACGAACGAAATCCGACGCTCACGCTAGTTCAGGGCCAACAGTATACGCTCACGTGGGAAAACCTCGATGGGACGGGGCACAACTTCAACATCGAGAGCGAAGCGGACGAACAGTTCGTCTCGACGGAAATCATTTCGACTGCGGGCGAAACGCAGACCGTCGAGTTCACCGCCGAAGAAGGGATGGCGGAATATTACTGCGCTCCTCATCCCAACTCGATGCGCGGCCAGGTCGAACTCGTAGACGAGGCCGGAGACGGCGGCGAGGAGGCCCAGATGCCCGATCAACTGATCGGTGACGGCCCGACTGTCGGTATCGAGACGGTTGCGGAAGGATTGAGCGCGCCGACGAGTCTTACCGTCGCCGACGAGGATGCCGATCGGCGATTCATAACCGATCAGACTGGGCAAATCTACGTCCACGGTCCTGACGGGCTCCAGGAGGAACCGTTCCTCGATATTTCGGATCAGCTCGTCGAGTTCATGGAGTTCGACGAACGCGGTCTACTCGGCCTCGCGTTCCACCCCGACTTCGCCGAGAACGGCCGGTTCTACGTCCGGTACAGCTCGCCGTCGCGGGAGGGAACGCCAGAAGACTACGATCACACGTTCGTCCTCTCGGAGTTCCAGACATCCGGCGACGACAACGAAACAGCCGATCCCGACTCCGAGCGGACGATCCTCGAAATTCCGGAGCCTCAGTTCAACCACAACTCGGGTGCGCTCGCCTTCGGTCCCGACGGGTATCTCTACGTCGCCACCGGTGACGGCGGCGGGGCGAACGACGTCGGCCTCGGGCACGTCGAGGACTGGTACGACGAGAACGACGGCGGCAACGGCCAGGACACCGCTGAGAATCTCCTCGGCGGAATCCTCCGAATCGACGTCGACCAGGAGGGTGAGGAGACGCCGTACGCGATCCCGGACGATAACCCGCTCGTCGACACGGAGGGCCAGCGCAGCGAATACTTCGCCTGGGGCTTTCGAAACCCCTGGGGAATGTCCTTTACCGACGACGGTCAACTTCTCGCCGCAGACGTGGGACAGAACCTCTTCGAGAGCGTCAACTACGTCCAGAACGGCGGCAACTACAGCTGGAACGTCAAAGAAGGTGCACACTGCTTTAGTACGGAGACGCCTCAGGAGCCTCCTCAGGACTGCCCGCGGAGTACACCCGACGACGTTCGAGGTGGTGAACCACTACTCGATCCGGTCATTGAGTACCCACACGAGGTCGGAATCCTCCGGTCCGATACCGGCAACGGCGGTGGCAACGAGACTGAAGGTGGCAACGAAACGGTAGGCGACAACGAGGGGGAAATCAGTAACGAGACTGCAGACGGAAACGGCGCCACTGACGGCGGCCTCGGCGTTAGCGGCGGCCAAATCGGCGTCTCCGTTACCGGCGGCTACCTCTACGAAGGTAGCGAGATCAGCGAACTCGAGGGAACGTACGTCTTCGGCGACTGGAGCATCGACGGCGAGAGTCCGGGGACGGTCTTTCTCGCCCGACCGACCGAGGGATGGCAGGAAGCCGACGGTGGCGAGGACCTGGAGGACATGTTCCTCGACCCGCCGACGGAAGACGAGGGCAACGAAACCGATGGCGGAAACGAAACTGACGGGGAGACCGGTGGAGACGGCGCCGGAGATACGACCCAGGATGGGTTGTGGCCCATCGAACAGATCCAGCTACAGGGCGAGGCCGCCGAAAACGGTCGACCAAACAGATTCGTCTACGCGTTCGGTGAGGGTGCCGACGGCGAAATCTACGTCCTCACCACTAGCACGTCGACGGTAGAAGGTGAGGGAGCCGTTCACCGCCTCGTCCCTGCCGAAGGCGGCGACGGCGAAGAAATGGGAGACGGCGATGAAGTAGCTGCTGACGACGATGCGGGTGACGAGACCGAAACTGCCGCCGATAACGAGACGACAATCGGCAACGAAACGGAAACCGAAAACGAAACGACGACTACCAACGAAACGAACGGGGTGTAATCACCACTCTCGCCCTCGGCCCTCGAGACGCTTCCTTCCGTCGGGACGTACAGGAGGCAGCGCCTTCCGTCGGGACGTACAGGAGGCAGCGCCTTCCGTCGGGACGTACAGGAGGCAGCGCCTTCCGTCGGGACGTACAGGAGGCCGCGAACGTAAGGTGACGGCTGGTGGCGAATTCGAGGGGCTCGACGGCCGATCCGGGTCGAAAAAAGTACCGACGGCGGTTCGACGGCGTTACTCCTCGAGCGAGTAGACGGCGATCGTATTGCCTTCTTCCTCGACCTGGTTACCGCCCCCGCCCTGTATCGCGACGTATTGCTTCCCTTCGTTCGGGTCGTACCAGCTCACCGGCGCGCCGTCGACTCCGTGATTGCCGACAACGTTCGTGGACAGGCGCTCGCCCGTTTCGGTGTCGAAGGCGTGGAGATACCCGCCGGGGCCGCCGGCGAACGTCACGCCCGTCGCGGTCGTCAGCGACCCACCCCACGGCGGACCGACTTTCCAGCTGAACCAGCTCTGCCATTTCACGTCACCGGTGAGCGGATCGATACCGGCGATTACTCCGGCGTTCTCGTTCCACGCGGGAACTTCCTCGTTCTGGAACTGTTGGGTTTCGTCCTCTTCTTCGTCGTTGTCACCTTCGTCCTCGCGTTCTCGCTCTTCGTGGAGGTCGCCTCCGTCATCGCCCTCTGTTTCGTTGTCGACTGCAGTTTCGTTCCCGATGGGTTCCGTTTCGTTGCCGATTGCCGTCTCGTTGCCGGTATCGGTAACGTTGCCGTCTTCCTCACCTGGTGCCGCGCCACCCTCTCGCTGACCGGCTTCTTCCGCTTTTTCCGCGTCGGCCGGCTCCTCTTCGGTCGTCTCGTCACCCTCTCGCTGCTCTCCTTCCTCGGCCATGACCGGCTCCGTCTTTCGGACGGTGTCCATCCCGATGTAGGTCTGTCCGGCCTCGTACTCGACTTCGAACCAGGAGAACTTGATCGGATAGTTGGTTCCCTTGACGACCAGCGTCTGCGTCTCGGGGTCGTACGCGCTCGGCTGGGGATTCGTGCCGCCGATGAGGTCCGGCATGATCCAGGGGGCGCTCTCGAGGTCGTCGTACGGCGGCAGGTTGAACGTGTTCAGATGCTGGACGAACTCGTCGCTGCGCTGGTGGAGCTGTCCGGTCTCCATGTCGACCGTGTATACCCAGCCTGTTTTTCCGGGCCAGGTTGCGAATTTTCGCGTCTCGCCGTCGACGTCCGCCTCGAAGACGATCGGGGGACTCGGGGAATCGTAGTCCCACCAGTCGTGGGGCGAGTCCTGGTGATGCCACTGGTATTCGCCGTCGGACGTGTTGACTGCGACCTTTCCACACGAATATGGATTGTATCCCGGTCTGACGGTGCCGTACCAGGGCCCCGGATTCGCCGACGGAATGACGACCGTCCCCTCGTCGGGTTCGACCGCGCCGGACGCCCAGGCGGTCGCGCCGCCGTGCTGCCAGGATTCGCCCACCCACTCGTGTTCCGGCGTCATGTTGACGCGCCACTGCGGCTGGCCGCCATCGAGCGAGATACCGTCGAAGAATCCGCTGACGCCGAATTCGCCGCCGAAGCTGCCCTTCATCAGCATACCGTCGTAGATCAGTGGAGGAAACGAAGACGTGGTTCCGCGCGAGCGCTCCCACTGGAGTTCTTCGTGCATGAGGTCGTCGGCGACTTCGCCGCGATAGGCCGCCGCGCCGTTGTAGTACCACCGCTCTTCGCCGGTGTACCGGTCTATCGCGATGACTCCCAGGTCCAGCGTACTTTTATAAACAGTATCGCCGAGGATGGCCGGGCCACGTTCGGCTGGCGGTGTCGCGTCGGATGCGCCGACGACCGGTCGGTAGAAGTGTCGCCACAGGATTTCCCCGGACCGTGCGTTGATCGCGTACAGCAGATCCGGCCCAACGGTCGTATACATGATCGGTGGATCGCCGTCCACGATGACTGGCGATCCCTGGAAGTCGTTCGGATGGTCCGCGACCTCGAGTCGATACTCGTTTTCCAGTTGATCGACGTTCTCGGGTGTGATGACGTCGGCCGTCGAGTGGCGCTGTGCCTCGTACGAACCGCCCGCGAGAAGCCAGTTAGTCGGCTCTTCACCCGTCTGTCGAAGGTCCTCTTCGGTAACGTCTACTTCCGGTATCTGATCGGTGTCTCCCTGTTCGACGATTGATTCACCCGGTTTTTCGTTCCACGGTGCGTCTTCCGGTAGTTCGACGAGATGAGATTCGTATGTCATTCGTGTTCACCCTGGTTAGTTGGTTACCTGGTTTCTCGGCGCCCGCTTGTCGTCCGTGATCCGGATGACATCGCCGATCAGGAACTCCTGGGCGATGATCATCAACGCGGTGCTGGCGGTCGTCAATGTCGTGAGGTGATCGTCCGCGATGTCGCCGTCCGCGAGGTCGCGCGCGGCCGACCCCATCAGGTAGTAACCGCCGAGCATCGATTTGACGTCCCAGAGCCCCTGGTCTATCATCTCGCCCGTGATCAGCGGTTCGCGCTGCCACAGGAAGTGGTCGAGGCCATCGATCCACAGTAACGAACCTTCCGCAGCCCGTTGGTGGAGCGGCGCGACGTACTCGTGAACGACACCGTCATCGACGGCGTTCGCCGGCGGATAGTCGCCCGTCTTCATCCACCAGGAAAGTTGTTCACGTGCGTTTACGATGTTCATCACCAGCGCCGTCTGCTCCTGCTCGGAGAACCCGACTTCCGATAGCGTCGCCGGGAGCGCATCGATGTGGAGCAGTTGCCGCGTCGTCTCCTCGATGTGCTCCGGCGTGAACCCCGGCAAGTTCTCCTCTGCACTCGCGAAGAACCCTACCTCAGCGAGGTGGTCGTTGATCGCCCACGCTGCCGTCGTCAGTTCTTGATAGGCCGACGCGTCCTGTTCAGGAACCCCCATCGCCTCGAGTTCGGCCAACAGTCCGAAGCTACCCTCAAGGCCGGCCAGTTGCTCGCTCAGCAGCGTCGCGTCGAGCGTTCCTGTCAGGTCGTTTTGCACCGCCTCTCCCATCTCGGCGAGACCCTCTGCGGTTCCGCTCGAGACCTCCGATCGGAGATCCTGTAACGTCGCACCGGCGACGGCACCGCCGGCGACGACGCCGAGCGCTTTCAGGAATTCGCGACGGTCCTCGTCGCTTACGTCCCCGTAGCTGTATCGTTCTTCTGGATTGGTACCGTATACCATGGCACTCTCTGAGGGAC
This window harbors:
- a CDS encoding twin-arginine translocation signal domain-containing protein, with the translated sequence MVYGTNPEERYSYGDVSDEDRREFLKALGVVAGGAVAGATLQDLRSEVSSGTAEGLAEMGEAVQNDLTGTLDATLLSEQLAGLEGSFGLLAELEAMGVPEQDASAYQELTTAAWAINDHLAEVGFFASAEENLPGFTPEHIEETTRQLLHIDALPATLSEVGFSEQEQTALVMNIVNAREQLSWWMKTGDYPPANAVDDGVVHEYVAPLHQRAAEGSLLWIDGLDHFLWQREPLITGEMIDQGLWDVKSMLGGYYLMGSAARDLADGDIADDHLTTLTTASTALMIIAQEFLIGDVIRITDDKRAPRNQVTN
- a CDS encoding PQQ-dependent sugar dehydrogenase — protein: MTRNDDDKSAFSRRTVLRSSAALSVAGLALPVAAQDEAITGEIRLGGRTSGWVGISPDSIADERNPTLTLVQGQQYTLTWENLDGTGHNFNIESEADEQFVSTEIISTAGETQTVEFTAEEGMAEYYCAPHPNSMRGQVELVDEAGDGGEEAQMPDQLIGDGPTVGIETVAEGLSAPTSLTVADEDADRRFITDQTGQIYVHGPDGLQEEPFLDISDQLVEFMEFDERGLLGLAFHPDFAENGRFYVRYSSPSREGTPEDYDHTFVLSEFQTSGDDNETADPDSERTILEIPEPQFNHNSGALAFGPDGYLYVATGDGGGANDVGLGHVEDWYDENDGGNGQDTAENLLGGILRIDVDQEGEETPYAIPDDNPLVDTEGQRSEYFAWGFRNPWGMSFTDDGQLLAADVGQNLFESVNYVQNGGNYSWNVKEGAHCFSTETPQEPPQDCPRSTPDDVRGGEPLLDPVIEYPHEVGILRSDTGNGGGNETEGGNETVGDNEGEISNETADGNGATDGGLGVSGGQIGVSVTGGYLYEGSEISELEGTYVFGDWSIDGESPGTVFLARPTEGWQEADGGEDLEDMFLDPPTEDEGNETDGGNETDGETGGDGAGDTTQDGLWPIEQIQLQGEAAENGRPNRFVYAFGEGADGEIYVLTTSTSTVEGEGAVHRLVPAEGGDGEEMGDGDEVAADDDAGDETETAADNETTIGNETETENETTTTNETNGV
- a CDS encoding PQQ-binding-like beta-propeller repeat protein; translated protein: MTYESHLVELPEDAPWNEKPGESIVEQGDTDQIPEVDVTEEDLRQTGEEPTNWLLAGGSYEAQRHSTADVITPENVDQLENEYRLEVADHPNDFQGSPVIVDGDPPIMYTTVGPDLLYAINARSGEILWRHFYRPVVGASDATPPAERGPAILGDTVYKSTLDLGVIAIDRYTGEERWYYNGAAAYRGEVADDLMHEELQWERSRGTTSSFPPLIYDGMLMKGSFGGEFGVSGFFDGISLDGGQPQWRVNMTPEHEWVGESWQHGGATAWASGAVEPDEGTVVIPSANPGPWYGTVRPGYNPYSCGKVAVNTSDGEYQWHHQDSPHDWWDYDSPSPPIVFEADVDGETRKFATWPGKTGWVYTVDMETGQLHQRSDEFVQHLNTFNLPPYDDLESAPWIMPDLIGGTNPQPSAYDPETQTLVVKGTNYPIKFSWFEVEYEAGQTYIGMDTVRKTEPVMAEEGEQREGDETTEEEPADAEKAEEAGQREGGAAPGEEDGNVTDTGNETAIGNETEPIGNETAVDNETEGDDGGDLHEEREREDEGDNDEEEDETQQFQNEEVPAWNENAGVIAGIDPLTGDVKWQSWFSWKVGPPWGGSLTTATGVTFAGGPGGYLHAFDTETGERLSTNVVGNHGVDGAPVSWYDPNEGKQYVAIQGGGGNQVEEEGNTIAVYSLEE